The Rhodohalobacter sp. SW132 genome has a segment encoding these proteins:
- a CDS encoding carbohydrate binding family 9 domain-containing protein: MPSLLSAQTFDIYEIPKLNGPITLDGNVDEPAWKAIEPLPLVTHWPSFGESVDLDQTQIRIAHDEDYLYVSCRCYGDPENISAPTYKRNQANMAMDGLAIILDTFNDNENGLMFNVTPSGSRMDGAISNDALDGNLNIFWDTIWEAEAVITDYGWTAEMRIPFSSLRFESEEGRVEMGLIAYRYSAHNVTLEIFPEVPPNWGLWSFVKPSQTQNIVLNNVESHTPVFITPYLLGGIQRQATLPEGDDGYRHDRELTYEAGLDLKIGITDNTTLDLTLNTDFAQVEADDQQVNLTRFSLFFPERRQFFLERAAVFDFTFGGSDRLFHSRRIGLHEGQPVRILGGARTISRTGGWDIGLLSMQTAHDQGLLSENHSVVRVRRQLFNPQSYAGGMLTSRIDENGNYNLSYGLDGIFNLWGDDFLNINLAQTTDSDPGASVISFQSMRLQADWERRSFDGFNYNFNYNYSGELYEPAMGFQLRRNYMRFGERISWGWTLGDDSSLQRIQASMNGSLYLSNEDRSLETSEFGPSVEITWKRGDFANAEFTYITEDIPQAFQLANDVEIPAGRYTFPETSLSYHTPRGESLRAIFRAGGGGFFDGTRFTASVTPTWDPARIVNLNLFYQFNRIEFSERNQDLTAHVARFRTEFTFSTSLTFSSFVQFNSANDIGVINSRFRYNPKDGNNFYLVYNETLNADRDRLTPRLPASESRAVMLKFDYTF, translated from the coding sequence ATGCCCAGTCTCCTCAGTGCCCAAACATTTGATATCTATGAGATACCGAAATTGAACGGGCCCATTACTCTCGACGGCAACGTTGACGAACCCGCCTGGAAAGCCATCGAACCGCTCCCTTTGGTCACTCACTGGCCTTCGTTTGGTGAATCTGTCGATTTGGATCAAACCCAAATTAGAATCGCTCACGATGAAGATTATCTCTATGTAAGCTGCAGGTGTTATGGTGACCCGGAGAATATCAGTGCACCGACTTATAAAAGAAACCAGGCGAACATGGCTATGGATGGGTTGGCAATTATTTTAGATACCTTTAACGATAATGAAAACGGGCTCATGTTTAATGTAACTCCAAGCGGGTCGAGAATGGATGGTGCCATTAGCAATGATGCCCTGGATGGCAATCTCAATATTTTCTGGGATACGATCTGGGAAGCTGAAGCAGTGATCACCGATTACGGCTGGACAGCAGAGATGCGTATCCCGTTCAGCAGCCTGCGGTTTGAAAGTGAAGAGGGGCGTGTGGAAATGGGATTGATTGCGTACCGGTACTCAGCTCATAATGTAACTTTAGAGATCTTTCCGGAAGTACCACCAAATTGGGGATTATGGAGTTTTGTTAAACCTTCTCAAACCCAAAATATCGTTTTAAATAATGTTGAAAGCCATACTCCTGTCTTTATTACGCCCTATCTTCTTGGAGGCATACAGCGGCAAGCTACATTACCCGAAGGGGACGATGGCTACCGGCACGATAGGGAGCTGACCTATGAAGCCGGACTGGATCTGAAAATAGGAATAACCGATAATACCACACTCGATCTGACATTGAATACCGATTTTGCCCAAGTCGAGGCCGACGATCAGCAGGTGAATTTGACTCGCTTCTCTCTGTTCTTCCCCGAACGGCGGCAGTTCTTCCTGGAACGCGCAGCAGTTTTTGATTTTACATTTGGCGGGTCTGACCGGCTTTTCCACAGCCGCAGGATTGGCCTACACGAGGGACAGCCGGTACGAATTTTGGGAGGTGCGCGTACAATTAGCCGTACAGGCGGATGGGATATAGGCTTGTTGTCGATGCAGACAGCACATGACCAGGGGTTGTTGTCAGAAAACCACAGTGTAGTCCGCGTCAGGAGGCAGCTTTTTAATCCTCAATCGTACGCAGGTGGTATGCTTACAAGCCGTATTGATGAAAACGGAAACTATAACCTGAGTTATGGGCTCGACGGAATTTTTAACCTCTGGGGTGATGATTTTCTGAATATTAATCTTGCACAGACAACCGACAGTGATCCCGGTGCATCCGTAATCAGTTTTCAATCCATGCGGCTGCAGGCAGACTGGGAGCGGCGAAGTTTTGACGGCTTCAATTATAACTTCAATTATAATTATTCCGGAGAACTATATGAACCGGCCATGGGATTTCAACTGCGGAGAAATTACATGCGTTTTGGCGAAAGAATTTCCTGGGGATGGACATTGGGGGATGACTCTTCCCTACAGAGGATTCAGGCCTCCATGAATGGCTCACTCTATCTGAGTAACGAAGATAGAAGCCTTGAAACTTCAGAATTCGGACCTTCTGTTGAAATAACCTGGAAACGGGGAGACTTTGCCAACGCTGAGTTTACGTACATTACCGAGGATATCCCCCAGGCATTTCAACTGGCGAATGATGTGGAGATACCCGCAGGTCGATACACTTTTCCGGAGACATCATTAAGTTATCACACACCAAGGGGAGAATCATTAAGGGCAATTTTCAGAGCCGGGGGCGGCGGATTTTTTGATGGAACACGCTTCACGGCAAGTGTTACACCGACCTGGGATCCAGCGAGAATCGTAAACCTGAATCTGTTCTACCAGTTTAACAGGATAGAGTTTAGTGAACGGAACCAGGATCTTACTGCTCATGTAGCACGGTTCAGGACTGAGTTTACATTCAGCACCAGCCTCACATTTTCCTCATTTGTTCAGTTCAATAGTGCAAACGATATCGGGGTCATCAACTCCCGCTTCAGGTATAATCCGAAAGATGGCAACAACTTCTACCTGGTGTACAATGAAACACTCAATGCCGACCGGGATAGATTAACGCCCAGACTACCGGCATCAGAAAGTCGTGCAGTGATGCTGAAGTTTGACTATACGTTTTGA